Proteins co-encoded in one Salvia splendens isolate huo1 chromosome 4, SspV2, whole genome shotgun sequence genomic window:
- the LOC121800040 gene encoding nucleosome assembly protein 1;2-like, producing the protein MGSNNKDSFNVADLGSALNAEDRAGLVNALKDKLQDLTGKHSDVLENLSPDVRKRVDTLRDIQAQHDELESKFFEERAVLEAKYQKLYQPLYTKRFEIVNGDVEVEGGETEKSDQEEKGVPDFWLTAMKNNEVLAEEISERDEGALKFLKDIKWFRIENPKGFKLEFYFDTANPYFKNAVLTKTYHMIDEDEPILEKAIGTEIEWLPGKCLTQKILKKKPKKGSKNTKPITKTEQCESFFNFFSPPQVPDDDDDIDEDAAEELQNLMEHDYDIGSTIRDKIIPHAVSWFTGEAAQDEYGDIDDHEDDIDEDDEEDEDEDDDDEDDEEETKTSKKKTGRAPAGEGPQGERPPECKPQ; encoded by the exons ATGGGCAGCAACAACAAGGACAGCTTTAACGTCGCTGATCTCGGCTCCG CATTGAACGCGGAGGATAGAGCTGGCCTTGTTAATGCCTTAAAG GATAAGCTTCAGGATCTTACTGGCAAGCACTCCGATGTGCTCGAGAATCTTTCCCCTGATGTGAGGAAACGCGTCGACACACTTAGGGATATTCAG GCACAACATGATGAATTGGAGTCAAAATTTTTCGAAGAGAGAGCAGTACTTGAAGCAAAGTACCAGAAGCTGTATCAACCTCTTTACACAAAG AGATTTGAAATTGTTAATGGCGACGTTGAAGTTGAAGGTGGTGAAACTGAGAAGTCAGACCAAGAGG AGAAGGGTGTTCCTGATTTTTGGCTTACTGCAATGAAAAATAATGAAGTGCTTGCTGAAGAG ATTTCTGAGCGTGACGAGGGAGCTCTTAAATTCCTCAAAGATATTAAATGGTTTAGAATAGAGAATCCGAAGGGCTTCAAGCTAGAGTTCTATTTTGACACTGCCAATCCATACTTCAAGAATGCTGTTCTGACAAAAACTTACCATATGATTGACGAAGATGAACCTATCTTGGAGAAAGCAATTGG GACGGAGATTGAGTGGCTTCCAGGAAAATGTCTGACCCAAAAGATTCTTAAGAAGAAACCAAAGAAAGGATCCAAAAATACGAAGCCGATCACAAAAACGGAACAATGTGAAAGCTTCTTTAACTTCTTCAGTCCTCCACAGGTTcccgatgatgatgatgatattgatgAAGATGCT GCTGAAGAGCTCCAAAATCTGATGGAACATGATTATGACATTGG GTCTACTATCCGCGACAAAATTATTCCTCATGCTGTATCATGGTTCACGGGAGAGGCTGCACAGGATGAGTATGGGGATATTGATGACCATGAAGATGAtattgatgaagatgatgaggaAGACGAGGACGAggacgatgatgatgaggaCGATGAAGAAGAAACCAAGACCAGTAAAAAG AAAACTGGAAGGGCACCGGCTGGCGAGGGTCCCCAAGGGGAGAGGCCCCCGGAGTGCAAGCCACAGTAG
- the LOC121801315 gene encoding nucleosome assembly protein 1;2-like, translated as MGSSNKDSLNVADLGSALNAENKADLVHALKNKLQDLAGQHSDMLENLSPDVRKRVDSLRDIQTQHDELESKFFEERAILEAKYQKLYQPLYTKRFEIVNGDVEVEVEGGATEKSDQEEKGVPDFWLTAMKNNEVLAEEISERDEGALKFLKDIKWFRIENPKGFKLEFYFDTANPYFKNAVLTKTYHMIDEDEPILEKAIGTEIEWLPGKCLTQKILKKKPKKGSKNTKPITKTEQCESFFNFFSPPQVPDDDDDIDEEAAEELQSLMEQDYDIGSTIRDKIIPHAVSWFTGEAAQDEYGDMDGDEDDIEEDDEEDEDDEEDEDDDDDDEDAEEETKTRKKKSGRAPAAEGQQGERPPECKQQ; from the exons ATGGGCAGCAGCAACAAGGACAGCCTCAACGTCGCCGATCTCGGTTCCG CATTGAACGCCGAGAATAAGGCTGACCTTGTTCACGCTCTAAAG AACAAGCTCCAGGATCTAGCTGGTCAGCACTCCGACATGCTCGAGAATCTTTCCCCTGACGTGAGGAAACGTGTCGACTCACTCAGGGATATCCAG ACTCAACATGATGAATTGGAGTCAAAATTTTTCGAAGAGAGAGCAATACTTGAAGCAAAATACCAGAAGTTGTATCAGCCTCTTTATACAAAG AGGTTTGAAATTGTTAATGGTGATGTTGAAGTTGAAGTTGAAGGTGGTGCGACTGAGAAGTCAGACCAAGAGG AGAAGGGTGTTCCTGATTTTTGGCTTACTGCAATGAAAAATAATGAAGTGCTTGCTGAAGAG ATTTCTGAGCGTGACGAGGGAGCTCTTAAATTCCTCAAAGATATTAAATGGTTTAGAATAGAGAATCCGAAGGGCTTCAAGCTAGAGTTCTATTTTGACACTGCCAATCCATACTTCAAGAATGCTGTTCTGACAAAAACTTACCATATGATTGACGAAGATGAACCTATCTTGGAGAAAGCAATTGG GACGGAGATTGAGTGGCTTCCAGGAAAATGTCTGACCCAAAAGATTCTTAAGAAGAAACCAAAGAAAGGATCCAAAAATACCAAACCGATCACTAAAACTGAACAATGTGAAAGCTTCTTTAACTTCTTCAGTCCTCCACAGGTTCCtgatgacgatgatgatatTGATGAAGAAGCA GCTGAAGAGCTCCAAAGTTTGATGGAGCAGGATTATGACATTGG GTCTACTATCCGCGACAAAATTATTCCTCATGCGGTGTCATGGTTCACGGGAGAGGCTGCACAGGATGAGTACGGGGATATGGATGGCGATGAAGATGatattgaagaagatgatgaggaagatgaggatgatgaagaagacgaggatgatgatgatgatgatgaggatgcTGAAGAAGAAACCAAGACCAGGAAAAAG AAAAGTGGAAGGGCACCGGCTGCTGAGGGTCAGCAGGGCGAGAGGCCTCCGGAGTGCAAGCAACAGTAG